Below is a genomic region from Drosophila albomicans strain 15112-1751.03 chromosome 2R, ASM965048v2, whole genome shotgun sequence.
aaggCAAGAGAAAAAAACTGAAGCGCAACTGAATGAACTTTCCAAATGGGCAGCAAGCGGTGCGAAGTGCGAGGCGAGGCGCGAGGCTCAGCTCGCGAAATGCTGTCGGCGTCAACTGAGCAGCTGCAGttggcgcagcagcagcggcagcagcagcatcggctAGATGGATTGATTGATTGCCTGAAACAGTTAGCAGACATTGTCTGGCCGGGGCTTATTGCTATTTATGATCTTGATCTATGGATCGAGGGCAAAAGCACATgcagcgacgtcgtcgtcgtcgtcgtcgctgacGTTGTCAGGCAGCCAGTGCACATGCTGATAATCAGCACGAAGTCAATGCCGATGTTGAGACCGAGACCgaggctgagactgaggctgacGCTGAAACTGATAATGATGCCAGTGTTGGCCTTGATTGTGGCTCTTGTGGCCGCCGCTGTGTTTCAATCATGTTCAAGTGCAATCAACGCTCGGTACATGCTGCTGCAGTTACCGCCTAGtttttgattgaaaatattttggaaaattGTTACAGAAAGCAACCTTAAAGGGTAACAACATcactccccctccccctccccctacATCGCTCCCTCTACCAATTTGGACCGAGAGCAGTGCACAGGTTAAAGAGCTGCTTGGTGTTAAGTGCACGATAATCGATTCGATTCGTTGCAAACCAGCTCCAAATGTTCGGGGCTGTTCCGAGCCTCAATTTCGGTGTTGGCGTTAAACGGCCAAAGCGAAAATTGCCTATTTATGGGCcacagttgtttttgttgctctcgTTGCTGTTATAATATCTGTGGCTATTGCTGTCAGCGCTGGCAGGAAACCATACATTTGCATGTGCACAAAAAAAGGGGTCCATTAATGTATTAAAAAGCATTACATCAGTGCGACTTTTGGGCCATAGGAAAGTGTGTTGCCAaatgcaaaggcaaaaagtGACAAAAATTACGACaaactataaattaaaagtttcgATATACTCTACATATCTTGTGGATTGAAAGgaataaaaagttaattataTTCACACAGCAACCAGtagtaaattgtttaatagttTCGAAtgctgtattttattttacatacatatattaaccCGCAGATAACTTCATATGTCAGCAAATACTTttcgaaaaattttaaacactCCACTTTTCCTATGTACAGGGTATGAAGTTGAGAGAAAAAGaagcaagaaagctacactttagtgtgctcgattgtgagatacccattttgaataaacgtAAAACACTGCggtatcaattttaaaatataccaaattaaaatacaaaaaaaaaaccaggaGTAAATAAAatcggtattattcttaaaatataccaaatgaatataccgaaaaaattgtaaattctaATAAGActaaaacagtgcggtattattcttaaaatatactgaatctatacaccaaaatatactgaattctaataaatactgaataccCATTAAGGTacaacagtgcagtattattcttaaaatataccgaattcacatatcgaaaatactaaagtataccaaaggctatatttggtaaattagTATATcttaagcaataaaaatgtttcgtTCGTAAGAAGCTcttactatatgtatattttatttacattttattaaaagagTTTCATTACAAATAACTTCATATTTCACCTACATTTAAGAATGTTAAAATCCTCCACCTTTTACACGCACAGGGTATTAAGTTGAGACAAAAATCACAACAGCGACATTTCGCGCATTTCGACAGTGTTTTAATTACGCATGTGCCAAAAAAAGCCGGCGTCATTAAAaggaatatttttttggtaactctgtttttttgttgtgcctcGCGTCGGCAATCAAtgaaaagtcaataaaaatcgGCACCCAGTTGCTTGCACGAGCCAAAGAGTTATCATTGCGGTTGAGTTTAAGGTGCCGaccaacaacatcgacaacaacaaagacgtGTTAAGTAGCATTTTATGAGATCATTTGaaatgacgacgacgacaacgacgacgacgacgcgacgGCAACGGAAGCGGCAACTGTTGCAGGTGCGCCCAGAGCTTGACTTTGGTgtagccgcagcagcagcagcagcaacgaagCAAAGCAAGAGACAAACTGAGAGTATGACAGCAAGTTAGCATGCTAATTACATGCCGGCAACATGTCGCCAAGCGGCTGCTGCAAATTGGTGCAGatcttaatttttgtttagttttttagttttttgttgttgcacacGCACatcaaaagacttaggcaacgaacttgcttGCGAACTGCGAAACTCGACATGGGATCAAATGTTATATAACATCGAATGTGCACAAGCTAATGAATTAATTGGCAATTATGTAACTCACTCGATGGTGAGCATAGAACGCATTCGTTTGGCAACCGTTTTTTGGAGGCACATAAACAAAGCGctaatgatttatttaagcCATGTGGATAGCCGATCCCGGCCCCGACCTTAACTGATTGCCCGCTGGGCAAGCTGGGTGGGCGTCATGGCCGCACCCTGCCCCCGACTTGGCATTGGCATCGacccagcagccagcagccagcaaaacTGACCCAACCCCACTCGGAGTCCGTCTCTCAGTCTATCTGCGTATCTGCGCCTCGGGTGCAAAATGAAATCGACATTGAATGCGCTACCACaaaaactgtgtgtgtgtgtgcggggaGGAGGTCGGTTGGTTGCCGGTTGGCCATTTCCGTTCAATTGCGGCTAACATGATATCGCacatttcaatcaatttacttattattattgccgacgtcgacgacgacgacgagcgGCTCCGGTTTGCTCTCGGGGCATTCCCGTTAGTATAATAGACCATAAAGGTGCGCTCGATGGATCGCAATGAAATTTCACTGGCCCAAAACCGCAAAATGTATTCCGAAATCTCTTTGGCCAAAGCGTGAGATGCGACCACATGCAAATTTCGAACACAACACGATCGTCAGCAGCTTCCAGCTTCCAAGACTCTGAgaacgaatacgaatacgaatacaaatacgaatcAGAATCGTTTGCCTGACTGACACTTGTCAACATTTTCGGCGCATTTTGTGTATGCAAATATGTGTCAAGACCCGATGGCAATGGCAGAGTCATGTCAACTtcttgacaacaacaaatgaagaTCAACGTtggcttatttattttatatgcagcGCATGAGTCgtaattctctctctctctctctctgtcgctctttTTCTTTCGTTGAGCAGCTAAGCCGTTACGCccctgcaactgcaactgctaAAGCACTTGGCAAACACTTGGCTGGGGGAAAACttagcacaacagcaacaagagtaacaacaacaaccacgagCATTGGCATCGGCGCAATGGCAACACATTTTCGCGCCCAAAAGTGTTGGAGGCGTTTTGTTGTCCACTTGGAGACGAGGGGATGTCTGTCcaactgtctctctctctgtctgtctgtttgccagcaaccagcaagcagcaacaaacaacagccaAGCAGCCGTCTAGCAGGCAGCCACTAAGCGTCTTAGGCACACGTCAGACTGTCGCTTCTGTCTTCTGGCTGGCGTGTGTTgccgcagttgcagttgctgttgctttgttgcaagttggcgttggtattgttgctgttgtagttggtgctgctgctgctgttgctgctattgttgttgattgtggcattttgattgatttcttTTGACTTTTGGCAGCAATCGCAAATATTTGGTAATCCTCAGCCCAAGCCAGACAACAAGACGCGCTTCATCAGCAATTTTAATGCATACGTTAACGTATTTTAACACCTCGGAATTGGCATCGCTTGCGTtgactatttttggtattttaatgcCAGCTTTGCCAGCAGCCACAACTTTCTACCACCACAACACAGACGCTGATAGAGTTGAAAGAGTTGACTACAAGCTCCGATGGATTATGGGCTATTCTCTTTCATGCGTGTGgagtatttttcttttttgaaaaGTTGTTCAAGCAAATTGACCATAAACTTGATTTCGGTGCACATTCAGCGACAATTTGTCAAAAATTCTGGCAGTCTTGCAACACAGCGGCTCACTCGCTGACTCGAGTATTAAGGTCAACGTCAGTGTTTAATTGAACACCTGGACGACCACGCGGACCACGATGACGCGGTCACCAGGCCACCAGATTGGTCAGCCAGCCAGCGTCTGACTGaatctgagtctgagtctgagtcatGCGATTGGTTCCAAGGTAAGGGCAAGACTTTTGCATTTCAGAGCTTTAATAAATTCCTGCATATTATTATGCACTCGgctttgcatgcaaaaatcaacaacccgaaaagaaacatttcaaaatcCTTTCATTCTTGTTTTAATTACTTTGAGTTTTAACGAATTACTCGTATTTGAAAGGtttgaaaaattgttgttgacaTTGATTTTTGTCTCTTGAGGAATTTCTCGTCCCGTATTTCTCGCAggtgttgctgcttgttgcctGAATTTAGCATAATTTTGGTTTCTTCTTTTGTGGTTGCCCCTCAATTCGGTGGCTGAAATGAGTTTTCGTGTCGTTCGTCGTGATGTTGCGGTGACTGCGGTGCAAGACAGCCAATTTGCATTtagttatacccgctacttataGGGTAGAAGGCAGACAGAAGAAGGTATCTTGAAACCTATAAGCACCTACTTAAAAGGGGTCTTTGTAGCTTTtggtctggtatattttgcataccaaatatagcattcttacatttgtagtatttttatgttatattaatttggtatatttttaatgtagtactatattaatataccaaagtatagtagtatatgtagtatttttgtggtatttaatttggtatattttaaaatttaaaatggtatatgttaaatgtattactatatcaatatacaaaatatatcctttagtatattttcagtatttttacggtatattaatttagtatattttaaaatgaataccgcactatttttcttttattccaTATGAgcagcgggtatctcacagtcgaacacactatagcaatttacaaaatatataatttagtatattttcagtatatttgtggtatattaatttagtacattttgaaatgaataccCCACTATTTCGCTTTTATTCGATATGAGattacatatatactatatcaatatacaaaatatatcctttagtatattttgagtacttttgcggtatattaatttagtatatttcaaaatgaataccgcagtattctgcttttattcaatatgagtagcgggtatctcatagtcgaacacactcgactttcTTGTTTCATATACCACAAagagaggcaacaacaatgacttTTCTGTGGCTTCTACAAGTGATTCAGACACACATTGACATAGAACCACAGCAGTTCAATGCCAAACACGATCAGTGCCACAAGCAACACCGCGCCACATAATCCCCAAACCTGCCGAAAGTCCTGCACGCCCAGTGCGCGCATCTCGAGGGGCACGCTGTGATCCTTGAGCTGCATGCGACCCGCTTCCACCATGTCGTAGAGACTGTATTGCAGCCAGCGCAAAAGCAATCCCGACTGCTGAGTCCGCATTATGTAGAGCTTCAGTGCCTCCTTGTAGATGGAGTCCTCGGCCATCAACATGCTGTCTGGACCGCTGCCAGTCAAACAGAGATCGGAGTAGCGAAAGAGCGGACGTTGAAAGTGTCGCTGCTGCTCCTCTAGAATGTACCACTTGGTGGAGGATATGCTGTAGGCCCAGCTGGTGTTTAAGGTTGTTCGCATCCAGAAGAACTCACTCAGATTGCTAGTCAGCCGAAAGGCAGCCGCATATCTGGCTCGAAAATCGTTGTCGAGTATATCAAACTCTGCTCGCAGCCCAAAGACATGCAAACCTGATGCAATCAAATCATCGAAGCTCTTGATGAGCGACAGCTGTGGACGTGTTACCATCAAATGGAACAGTTGAGCCAGGCACAGACAAACCACAAAAAGTCCGAGGAATCTAACAGCCAGGCGCAGGCAACGCCACATGGGAAATCGATCGACTGCGCTGCCAAGCGATAGGCAAAAGCAGCCAAAGGTAATCAGAAGTAAAGCCAAAGTCTTCGTCTCCAGTATGTGCTCGAACATGGCATCTCTTCGAATGGGTCGCTCCAAGGGTAACATGATGCACCAACTGGCCATGAAAACTGGATACGAATACTGAGATCCCCTACTTGAATTGAGTGAATGAGATTGTCAAATATCCATAAGATACATTTGTTTACCGTTGATAAAAGTTCTGTGAGGCCTGCACAGTGAGTAGCCCAAAGTCAACGCTGCCATTCCGGGTGAACTCCAGCATGTGTGGCTCAGATAAAAGTCTTCCTGGTGGCCAAGTCGGATGCACTGGAGTCATCTTGGCACCTAGACTGTCGCCAAAGGCTTTGATGAAGTGCCACAAGAAGCCTGTAAGATGCGTCTTGCCACTCGCATCGCTATAGAGTATTGTGTTTGGTTCTGAGTAATCATGCATGGCGAGCAATTCAAAGCCTTTGAGGTTTGTCACCTGTTTGGGAAACAACTCAAATGTTGCTCCCGATAACAGTCGCTGAATCATGTTAAACCTGGGAAACACTTTGAAGCTGTAGAGCCTGAGTGGAAGCTGCGAGTTCTGAAAATACAATGCCACATTCAGCATATTTTCTTGCCGAAAATACCTCAAGATATTCAAGGCTAAAGAGTCCATATTCGAAGAGTTCTTTAAGCTTGTCAATTCGATGATCACTCGCACATCCTTTAAATGCTCGAGAGTCTCCGATAAACCCATGAGTTCAATAGAGTAATCTTTCTCACTCAAACAAGCCAGTAGCCAAAATTCGTTGTTGTAGTTCCTTTGCAGTGAGAAATAAGGCTGCCAGCTGTGCCACACCCACTGCGGCTGATGCGTAAAGTTGTGCTGCTGAAACCAGCTCCAGTTGCACTCATGACCAGCTGGATTGTAGTAGAAGATGCTTCGGTCTCCAATGGCCTGTAAGACCAAGGCGTAAAGGGAATACAACTCGGAAACAAAGCTCTCGCTGCCATTGTACCACATAATGTAAGCTGGAAGTGTAGAAAAGAAATGAGTTTTTAAACGAGTATAGAAATACTTCAAGTCTTAAGCAAATAATAACTTTTGTTTACAAGTCAAAGTTCATTTTGAAGTTCTTTATGTGgctaataaaatttaatgagcgAATCCCTCAGAGATAGAGCCGCGATTGACGTTGGTCAAGCAGCTGCGGAGAAAGTTACATGAACCGCTCCCAACTCAATTTTGGGGTCAGCATGCAAAATTTTGCTGAAATTTGAGTGTCGACCTTCGCAGATGGTGCCGCGGTTGAGGAAAcagtttcttaaataatttgcgGCAAATTACGAGCATAAACGATTCGCGGGCCTGAGAAATAGTGTCAGCAGTCTCCAGTTCCAGTGACACCAAGTGCACGATTACGATTCCAAATTGTCTCACATGTCGTGCGATGCAGCCATCTCGGGTTCTGGAGCTTATCCAGCAGCCTCTCGCAGCCTCGCATCCAGCCCACGGTCACGGCCACATAATTTATGGATCGTGTTGTGAGAAATTTGTCAACAGATCGTGGCgccataaattgttttttattttgctcaaCTTGTACGCCAATTGTCTCTCTCAATGCTTAGAAATATGGGTTCTAAAAAGTAAATACTGCAAGCTGCAATCTATTATGATTTCTCTAGAGTCATTTAGACAATTCAGTTGTTGATTGTCAGACATAATGGActctatatactttatatacccTGTAAGAGTGATACATAGAAGTTGTATTCCTTGAAATTTTACACTAAACATATACTCTTAAGAAAGCCATATTTGGACACTTCATTTGGACATTTCAGTTGTTGACTGTCAGACATAAAGGTCTATATACTTTTGTAGCAGTTGTATTCCTTGAAATTTTACATTGAAAATCttgcataaaaatgcatacttttgcaactatttaaaaatggCACCTGGTAGAGATTCTCTATAGTCGAATCGTGCTGACAAGGTAAATGCCAAGTTCTTCGTTTTATGCTAATCAGGCGCGTTGCGAAGGATCAACACTCGACACTCCTCACAATTTGTTAGCTGATGCTTGTTTGCGAGTGTTTTACATAATGCGGTTGATTTTCTAGTGATTTCTTCGCTTGCTGCTCATTTCTCTGGCTGAAATGAGTCGTGCCTTTGCGGTAGCTTCTTCCCTAGGCGATTTGCATTTGGCTTTTGTCTACACTGCGTGCCAAGGTGTTAAGCAGCAGTCGTGATAACTTGTGAATTATTTACTTACAAAGAAAGAGAACTGATTCGCGACTAACTTCGACAAGAAACAAAGTACAACAAACTTCTCGCATGTCGAAGCTAACAAGCATGACTAATTGACAGCAGAAGTTCCCCGAAAAGGGTTCCTAACTCAACTTAATTGATGCTATCGAAGCGtgaattaacataaattggttgtacaaaatattgcgcatacgacacGTGATTGTTCTAGTGGTAACATTCCCATTAGGACTCACCCTCCAAGCAAAAGGGGTGCGGCTGACTAAAGTGTGGCATCAGCATTTTTAAGGACTGACTTGCAACTTTTTGTAGTAGCCAACAATTAGGTAAAGAGccgaaaagcaaaagtttacGACTTGGGCAATTGCTGTTTGCGTTTGACCTGTCACCAGACTGCCCCAAACATTGCCCAGTTGCTGTTGAAGatattgttgtcgctgttgatgctgttgttgttgttgttcgttggcTGCCCACTTGACTGGggcgcacacacaaagagcA
It encodes:
- the LOC117574479 gene encoding uncharacterized protein LOC117574479; amino-acid sequence: MAPRSVDKFLTTRSINYVAVTVGWMRGCERLLDKLQNPRWLHRTTSYIMWYNGSESFVSELYSLYALVLQAIGDRSIFYYNPAGHECNWSWFQQHNFTHQPQWVWHSWQPYFSLQRNYNNEFWLLACLSEKDYSIELMGLSETLEHLKDVRVIIELTSLKNSSNMDSLALNILRYFRQENMLNVALYFQNSQLPLRLYSFKVFPRFNMIQRLLSGATFELFPKQVTNLKGFELLAMHDYSEPNTILYSDASGKTHLTGFLWHFIKAFGDSLGAKMTPVHPTWPPGRLLSEPHMLEFTRNGSVDFGLLTVQASQNFYQRRGSQYSYPVFMASWCIMLPLERPIRRDAMFEHILETKTLALLLITFGCFCLSLGSAVDRFPMWRCLRLAVRFLGLFVVCLCLAQLFHLMVTRPQLSLIKSFDDLIASGLHVFGLRAEFDILDNDFRARYAAAFRLTSNLSEFFWMRTTLNTSWAYSISSTKWYILEEQQRHFQRPLFRYSDLCLTGSGPDSMLMAEDSIYKEALKLYIMRTQQSGLLLRWLQYSLYDMVEAGRMQLKDHSVPLEMRALGVQDFRQVWGLCGAVLLVALIVFGIELLWFYVNVCLNHL